In Rubripirellula tenax, the following are encoded in one genomic region:
- a CDS encoding DUF885 domain-containing protein has translation MRNLLAIVFCVTLCSLEAVADDPTSKSPDSQLRSLLDEVWDFELTESPMLATNAGDPRGQDRLADDSLDAIDRRNDARQQFLERLTAIDPTMLSAFSQIDQELLRLRLEGQLADHRFQTHRMSINNREGFHIGFPELPREMNPKSVKDFANYVARLRDFGRYADQQIALLRSGIEAGLTQPSIVMRDSVDQAMAHVVDDPDKSLLMTNVSTESRDALGKSWEPIAEEIRDAIRTSVVPAYQRFADFLKDEYVPACRGSIGASALPRGSEFYRDRILRFTTLPLTPIELHETGIRENARIRKEMQSIIDGLRFDGDFDAFLNHLRTDPKFYAKTPEELLRHTAMILKTADGRLPELFGRLPRIPYGIREVPDYVAPQTTSAYYWPPSTDGKRAGFYYINTYNLSSRPIYQLESLSMHEAVPGHHLQLALQAELTDLHPISRESNFTAFIEGWALYSERLGKEIGFYQDPYQDFGRLSMEAWRASRLVVDTGLHAMGWSRQQAIDYMKSNTALSEHNVVAEVDRYIGWPGQALAYKTGELAISRLRRSAETKLGDRFDVRAFHDRVLESGSIPLPLLETRVNTWIDEQLALPESRE, from the coding sequence ATGCGAAACCTTCTTGCGATCGTCTTTTGCGTCACGCTTTGTTCCTTGGAAGCAGTAGCCGACGATCCCACGTCGAAGTCACCCGACTCACAACTGCGGTCGCTTTTGGATGAGGTGTGGGATTTCGAACTGACCGAGAGTCCGATGCTGGCCACCAACGCAGGCGACCCACGTGGCCAAGATCGATTGGCCGATGACAGCCTTGATGCCATCGACCGTCGAAACGACGCTCGCCAGCAGTTCCTTGAACGATTGACGGCGATCGATCCCACGATGCTTTCCGCGTTCAGCCAGATTGACCAAGAACTGCTGCGTCTGCGGTTGGAAGGACAGCTTGCCGACCATCGATTTCAAACGCATCGGATGTCCATCAACAATCGTGAAGGATTCCATATTGGGTTTCCCGAGCTCCCTCGTGAGATGAACCCCAAGTCGGTCAAAGACTTCGCGAACTACGTCGCCCGACTGCGTGATTTCGGTCGCTACGCCGACCAACAGATCGCCTTGCTAAGATCGGGAATCGAAGCCGGACTGACTCAACCATCGATCGTGATGCGAGATTCGGTTGATCAAGCGATGGCCCACGTCGTAGATGATCCCGACAAGTCACTGTTGATGACGAACGTGTCGACTGAGAGTCGTGATGCATTGGGAAAATCGTGGGAACCGATCGCGGAAGAAATCCGTGACGCGATTCGCACCAGCGTCGTGCCGGCCTACCAACGGTTCGCGGATTTTTTGAAGGACGAGTATGTCCCGGCATGCCGTGGTTCGATCGGCGCATCGGCACTGCCCCGAGGCAGCGAATTTTACCGCGACCGGATTCTCCGGTTCACGACGTTGCCACTGACGCCCATCGAATTGCATGAAACGGGAATCCGAGAGAACGCCCGCATTCGAAAAGAGATGCAGTCGATCATCGATGGCTTGCGGTTCGATGGAGACTTTGATGCGTTCTTGAATCACTTGCGGACGGATCCGAAGTTCTATGCCAAGACACCCGAGGAATTGCTGCGGCACACGGCGATGATCCTAAAGACCGCCGACGGACGTTTGCCTGAGTTGTTTGGGAGGCTGCCACGGATTCCTTACGGCATTCGCGAGGTCCCCGACTATGTCGCGCCCCAGACGACATCGGCGTACTATTGGCCTCCTTCGACCGATGGCAAACGCGCCGGGTTCTACTACATCAACACTTACAACCTTTCGTCGCGACCGATCTATCAACTGGAATCGCTGTCGATGCACGAAGCGGTGCCGGGCCACCATTTGCAATTGGCGCTGCAAGCCGAATTGACAGACCTGCATCCGATCAGTCGCGAGAGCAACTTTACCGCGTTCATCGAAGGCTGGGCTTTGTACAGCGAGCGGCTAGGGAAAGAGATCGGCTTCTATCAAGATCCTTACCAAGACTTTGGTCGGCTGAGTATGGAGGCATGGCGGGCTAGTCGATTGGTCGTCGATACCGGGCTGCACGCGATGGGTTGGTCGCGACAGCAAGCGATCGACTACATGAAATCGAACACGGCACTGAGCGAACACAACGTGGTTGCGGAAGTCGATCGCTACATCGGTTGGCCTGGGCAGGCATTGGCTTACAAGACGGGCGAGCTGGCGATTTCGCGACTGCGACGATCGGCCGAGACGAAGCTGGGCGACCGTTTTGATGTACGAGCCTTCCATGATCGGGTGCTTGAATCGGGTTCGATCCCGCTGCCATTGCTGGAAACTCGCGTGAATACGTGGATCGACGAGCAACTGGCCCTTCCCGAGTCGCGAGAATGA
- a CDS encoding DUF1592 domain-containing protein, protein MSFTVSPIAARAFAILLGLFNVTAFAVEASPLPKQTDAFIQSKCVDCHDGPGGDGGFDARALSHDLNDPKTMQRWVRIFDRVRDGEMPPDDSVEVDPDEADQFLVNTSAWLHDAQKSHFDQVGRVQSRRLTNAQLERTLQDLFAIDVPLARLMPEEQRFDGFTGLADHQSISHFQLDSHLTVVDAALDAARRRVMEPDNEFRRDYDARAIARKNPNSRCRDPEMIDGKAVVWSSGLIFYGRITSSTIAEDGWYRITFDATSVNTPNDSGVWCSVRNGRCVSNAPLLSWIGSFEATQKRTTHTYDAWFQAGDMIEIRPGDETLKRAKFAGGQVGAGEGGPQKVPGVALHSMVVQRIHPAGDIDVARRHLLGDLSVSIDTKKKRIQINSEKLFADLSKQLRRFATRAFRRPVEGEELKPYVQWMRQSLDDGADPIDALMSAYRAILCSPRFLYFVEPMGPLDDHAIATRLSYLLCGSMPDWTLTKLAREGKLRNPKALRGEVDRLLASKRGQTFARDFADQWLDISQIDFTEPDRKLYRDFDTVVQNAMVWETQRYLEHLLETNAGAEKLIRSDFTFLNSRLARYYDIEGVDGDELRKVKLPSDSPRGGLLSQGSILKVTANGTNTSPVLRGVWVSERILGTPIPPPPESVPAVEPDIRGAKTIRQQLQKHLSDVSCNGCHQNIDPPGYALENFDAAGRWRDQYLQVNGGKSRRGLPVDASFTMADGRSFQDFDEFRSLICEDIRPVAKNFAAHLLAYGTGAAIQFADRDDLDRIVKDASNDDYGLRSLLYAVVTSPTFLNK, encoded by the coding sequence ATGTCGTTCACTGTCAGTCCCATCGCGGCCCGTGCTTTCGCGATCCTTCTAGGACTTTTCAACGTTACCGCGTTTGCGGTCGAAGCTTCGCCACTTCCGAAGCAAACCGACGCATTCATTCAATCCAAGTGCGTCGACTGCCACGACGGCCCCGGGGGTGATGGTGGTTTCGATGCCCGCGCACTCTCCCACGACTTGAACGACCCGAAAACGATGCAGCGTTGGGTTCGCATCTTCGATCGAGTCCGCGACGGCGAGATGCCACCCGATGACAGCGTCGAAGTCGATCCCGACGAAGCCGATCAGTTCTTGGTGAACACGTCTGCTTGGCTGCACGACGCCCAAAAATCTCACTTCGACCAAGTCGGACGTGTCCAATCGCGTCGATTGACCAATGCCCAACTGGAACGAACGCTGCAAGATTTGTTTGCGATCGATGTGCCGTTGGCTCGATTGATGCCCGAAGAACAACGATTCGATGGGTTCACAGGACTGGCCGATCATCAATCGATTTCGCACTTCCAACTCGACTCGCACTTGACCGTGGTCGATGCCGCGTTGGACGCAGCTCGCCGTCGTGTAATGGAACCCGACAACGAATTCCGACGCGATTACGACGCGCGAGCAATCGCTCGCAAAAATCCTAACAGTCGCTGTCGTGACCCCGAGATGATCGACGGCAAAGCGGTCGTTTGGTCGTCGGGTTTGATCTTCTATGGACGGATCACGTCGTCCACGATTGCCGAAGACGGTTGGTATCGAATCACGTTTGACGCGACGTCGGTCAACACCCCCAACGACAGCGGTGTTTGGTGCTCGGTGCGAAATGGGCGGTGCGTTTCCAACGCGCCGCTGTTGTCGTGGATCGGGTCATTCGAAGCGACACAGAAGCGGACCACACACACCTACGACGCCTGGTTTCAAGCCGGCGATATGATCGAAATTCGCCCCGGCGATGAAACACTCAAGCGAGCAAAGTTTGCCGGGGGGCAAGTCGGTGCTGGTGAAGGAGGACCACAAAAGGTTCCCGGCGTGGCATTGCATTCGATGGTGGTCCAGCGGATTCACCCCGCCGGCGACATCGACGTTGCTCGCCGTCATCTCCTCGGTGACTTGAGTGTCTCTATCGATACCAAGAAGAAACGAATCCAAATCAACAGCGAAAAGTTGTTCGCAGATCTGTCGAAACAGCTTCGGCGTTTTGCAACGCGAGCTTTTCGTCGGCCCGTCGAAGGGGAGGAACTGAAACCTTATGTCCAGTGGATGCGTCAATCGCTCGACGACGGTGCGGATCCGATCGATGCCTTGATGTCGGCTTATCGAGCAATACTTTGCTCACCGCGATTCTTGTACTTCGTCGAACCGATGGGACCGCTGGACGATCATGCGATCGCGACTCGGCTTAGCTACTTACTTTGCGGCAGTATGCCGGACTGGACTCTGACCAAGTTGGCTCGCGAAGGAAAGTTGCGAAATCCCAAAGCGCTTCGCGGCGAAGTCGACCGCTTGCTTGCCAGCAAGCGAGGCCAAACTTTCGCCCGCGATTTTGCCGATCAATGGCTGGACATTTCACAAATCGATTTCACCGAACCCGATCGCAAACTCTACCGCGACTTTGACACCGTCGTACAAAACGCGATGGTCTGGGAAACGCAACGTTACCTGGAACATCTCTTGGAAACAAACGCCGGCGCCGAGAAACTGATCCGATCCGACTTCACATTCCTGAACAGCCGATTGGCCCGATACTATGACATCGAAGGAGTCGACGGTGACGAACTTCGAAAGGTCAAGCTTCCATCGGATTCACCCCGAGGCGGTCTGCTGTCCCAAGGTTCCATCTTGAAGGTTACCGCGAACGGAACGAACACCTCGCCGGTGCTGCGCGGCGTTTGGGTTTCGGAACGAATCCTGGGAACACCGATTCCTCCACCGCCGGAGAGCGTGCCTGCGGTCGAACCCGATATTCGCGGCGCGAAAACCATTCGCCAACAACTGCAAAAACATCTCTCGGACGTATCCTGCAACGGATGCCACCAGAACATCGACCCGCCCGGATATGCACTTGAAAACTTCGACGCCGCCGGGCGATGGCGGGATCAATATCTTCAAGTCAACGGCGGCAAGTCGCGCCGCGGGCTGCCAGTCGATGCCAGCTTCACGATGGCGGATGGACGAAGCTTCCAAGATTTTGACGAATTCCGCAGCCTGATTTGCGAGGACATTCGTCCGGTCGCGAAAAACTTTGCCGCACATTTATTAGCTTACGGCACTGGTGCCGCAATCCAGTTTGCCGACCGAGACGACTTGGACCGAATTGTCAAAGACGCGTCGAACGATGACTACGGCCTGCGATCGCTGTTGTACGCGGTCGTTACCAGCCCCACTTTTTTGAACAAGTAA
- a CDS encoding DUF1552 domain-containing protein, translated as MSLRKRVQFNFRRALDRRTVLRGGGMAMSLPWLTAMQPSFAASDKSAAPQRFVAMTLGLGLVADNLFPENPGVDYKPSRYLEPLADVRQKMTVVSGVSHPGVKGGHRAEASILTASAVGSSATSVNSISLDQLMAKHLGDATRFPSLVLSTSGSASPCYTESGAMIPPEDSPSRLFAKLFIDESKSEREKRAGRVRQGRSIMDLVGEDAKALQRDLGRGDRDRLDAYFTSVRQLERRMEEAEKWAKRPKPKVDAVMPRDINHPSDIIGRQKTMCEVIKLALQTDSSRFISLHIPGAGGVIPIEGVDEGYHNLSHHGMDEEKLAQLAIVEGAIVAQWGNFIRELNAAQDGEATLLDHTNVLLTSNLGNASNHDNRNMPVLVAGGGMRHAGHLAFNRKDNYPLPNLYVNLLQNVGMEVDRFATSTGTMNGLG; from the coding sequence ATGAGTTTACGAAAACGCGTTCAATTCAACTTTCGTCGCGCGCTCGACCGACGGACGGTGCTTCGCGGCGGCGGGATGGCGATGAGTTTGCCGTGGCTGACAGCGATGCAGCCATCGTTCGCGGCGTCCGACAAGTCGGCTGCGCCACAGCGTTTCGTCGCAATGACCTTGGGACTCGGTTTGGTGGCTGACAATCTGTTCCCCGAAAATCCGGGCGTCGATTACAAACCCTCTCGCTACCTGGAACCGCTCGCGGATGTTCGACAGAAGATGACGGTCGTGTCGGGAGTTTCGCACCCGGGCGTCAAGGGCGGCCATCGCGCCGAAGCGAGCATTTTGACGGCGTCGGCCGTCGGTTCGTCGGCCACATCGGTGAATTCGATTTCGCTGGATCAATTGATGGCGAAGCACCTGGGTGATGCCACTCGGTTTCCATCGTTGGTCCTTAGCACCAGCGGCAGCGCGAGTCCGTGCTACACCGAAAGCGGTGCGATGATTCCGCCCGAAGACTCGCCGTCACGGCTATTCGCCAAATTGTTCATCGATGAATCAAAAAGCGAACGTGAAAAACGAGCGGGACGAGTTCGCCAAGGTCGCAGCATCATGGATCTTGTCGGCGAAGACGCGAAAGCACTGCAACGCGACCTGGGACGGGGTGACCGCGATCGGCTGGATGCTTATTTCACGAGCGTTCGGCAACTGGAACGACGGATGGAAGAAGCCGAGAAATGGGCGAAACGGCCTAAACCCAAAGTCGACGCTGTGATGCCACGCGACATCAACCACCCCAGCGACATTATCGGCCGCCAAAAAACCATGTGCGAAGTGATCAAGTTAGCGTTGCAAACGGATTCGTCGCGATTCATTTCGCTGCACATCCCCGGGGCCGGTGGTGTGATCCCCATCGAAGGCGTTGACGAGGGATACCACAACCTTAGCCATCACGGCATGGACGAAGAGAAACTCGCACAATTGGCGATCGTCGAAGGCGCCATCGTGGCCCAGTGGGGCAACTTCATTCGCGAATTGAACGCGGCCCAAGACGGTGAAGCGACGCTGCTGGACCACACCAACGTGTTGTTGACCAGCAACCTTGGCAACGCTTCCAACCACGATAATCGTAACATGCCCGTATTGGTCGCCGGCGGCGGCATGCGACATGCGGGCCACTTGGCGTTCAATCGCAAAGACAACTATCCGTTGCCCAATTTGTATGTGAACCTGTTGCAAAACGTTGGCATGGAAGTCGATCGATTCGCCACCAGCACCGGAACGATGAACGGCCTGGGCTAA
- a CDS encoding carboxypeptidase-like regulatory domain-containing protein → MNARVAVSMVALLLTALLAEGNDTGHPFELTVVDTEGKPLPSVSIQIRSQPKVVASQITRGKFEQKSTYGSDVVTDTEGRLAIHLPKLPPILSFRIDPPGYAPYWAEFDSQKNPDAFPTAFTAVLDTGWSVGGTLIDAEGRLIAGAEVSPNVYFKKRPGDTQRLYVGTRIKTDAQGHWRYDTVPAQLTEVRVSINHPDFQSSRLNLNREIYGIDINEVPSKTLTLDRGVVVRGTVFDHSGEPIVGALVRTKFTNDRREATTDASGRYEISGCESRMARIVASAKGRTMELEEVRVGPDMDPVDFVLKPGGHVRIRVVDADGKGIPKARVFFQRWRGSIEYFEFDHVDQYADENRVWQWDEAPLDPFEADICRPGGLQLSDQSIVAREEEFVFRPPTALIISGKVANADTGEPITNFRVVPGLRNSDADIGIDWIPRDAYTATQSDYRYQFHHTSVAHIIRIEAPGYLVTDSRDFATDEGEVTFDFDLKPASDIVANIVSIDGKPAARAKIALGVAGSQISVDNGDIDDSSTYATRFDADATGEFRFPTRSEPFHLVIVHDFGFAHLKSATNTIGPSIELTPWATVEGVFRVAGEPVENIEISLNSGDVHSSGNGSPRIFTTHETTSGAGGRFRFQRVFPGTGSMGRNITMMVDDGATEVTSSKRIRIQPVAGELQAVDLGGDGRAVTGKLLPPPDHQTKVLWNFAMVNADTPVLVPVAPVDLVALRKDAKAYRAWLNTDVGVAWTASIQRYRDQQDRQIQYRATVARDGTFRFDDVIPGRYDFRVDFSNREKLGIRNAEFDVPEGDDLYDLGEIPLATP, encoded by the coding sequence ATGAATGCTCGCGTCGCGGTTAGCATGGTTGCTTTATTGTTGACGGCCCTGCTTGCCGAGGGCAACGACACGGGTCACCCGTTCGAGTTGACCGTTGTTGACACCGAGGGCAAGCCGTTACCCAGCGTGTCGATCCAGATTCGAAGTCAGCCGAAAGTTGTCGCTTCGCAAATCACCCGTGGCAAGTTCGAACAGAAATCCACGTACGGCAGCGACGTCGTCACCGACACCGAAGGTCGGCTGGCCATCCACCTTCCGAAGCTGCCGCCGATATTGAGCTTTCGAATCGATCCGCCCGGCTACGCGCCTTATTGGGCCGAATTCGACAGCCAAAAGAATCCCGACGCGTTTCCCACCGCATTCACCGCCGTTCTTGATACGGGCTGGTCGGTTGGCGGCACGCTGATCGATGCCGAGGGCCGCCTCATTGCCGGTGCCGAAGTGAGTCCGAATGTTTACTTTAAGAAACGGCCGGGCGACACCCAACGGCTTTACGTGGGAACCCGAATCAAAACGGATGCCCAGGGTCACTGGCGATACGACACGGTCCCGGCACAGTTGACGGAAGTGCGTGTTTCGATCAACCACCCCGATTTTCAATCGTCGCGATTGAACTTGAATCGCGAAATTTACGGGATCGACATCAACGAGGTCCCGTCCAAGACATTGACCCTCGATCGCGGCGTCGTCGTCCGTGGGACCGTCTTCGACCATTCGGGCGAACCGATCGTCGGCGCATTGGTGCGTACCAAGTTCACGAACGATCGTCGCGAAGCAACCACCGATGCTTCGGGGCGATACGAGATTTCAGGCTGTGAATCGAGGATGGCGCGAATCGTCGCGTCGGCCAAGGGACGAACGATGGAATTGGAAGAAGTTCGCGTCGGCCCGGACATGGACCCCGTCGATTTCGTTTTGAAGCCGGGTGGCCATGTACGGATCCGAGTCGTCGATGCCGACGGCAAAGGGATTCCAAAGGCGCGCGTATTCTTCCAACGATGGCGGGGCAGCATCGAGTACTTTGAATTCGATCACGTCGATCAGTACGCGGATGAAAACAGAGTCTGGCAATGGGACGAAGCGCCGCTGGATCCCTTCGAAGCCGACATCTGTCGCCCGGGTGGATTGCAACTTTCCGACCAGTCAATCGTCGCCCGTGAAGAAGAATTTGTGTTTCGGCCACCCACCGCTTTGATCATTTCGGGAAAGGTTGCGAATGCCGATACCGGCGAACCGATTACGAACTTCCGGGTGGTTCCGGGGCTTCGAAACTCCGATGCCGATATCGGGATCGATTGGATTCCTCGCGATGCTTACACCGCGACTCAGTCGGACTATCGCTACCAGTTTCACCACACGTCGGTGGCGCACATCATCCGGATTGAAGCTCCCGGTTATCTGGTCACCGATTCCCGTGACTTTGCGACCGACGAAGGTGAAGTAACATTCGACTTTGATTTGAAACCGGCCAGCGACATTGTTGCGAATATCGTTTCGATCGACGGCAAGCCGGCCGCACGTGCGAAGATCGCGTTGGGCGTCGCGGGTTCACAAATCTCGGTAGACAATGGCGACATTGACGACTCGTCCACCTACGCGACACGGTTCGACGCCGATGCGACCGGCGAATTTCGATTCCCGACCCGGTCGGAACCGTTTCACTTAGTGATCGTTCACGACTTCGGTTTCGCGCATTTGAAATCGGCGACGAACACCATCGGTCCTTCGATCGAATTAACGCCGTGGGCCACGGTCGAGGGCGTGTTTCGTGTGGCCGGGGAACCGGTTGAGAATATTGAAATCAGTCTCAACAGCGGCGACGTTCACTCGTCCGGCAACGGATCACCGCGAATCTTTACCACACACGAAACAACAAGCGGCGCCGGCGGACGCTTTCGATTCCAACGTGTGTTTCCGGGCACGGGATCGATGGGGCGCAACATCACCATGATGGTTGATGATGGGGCGACGGAAGTAACGTCGTCGAAGCGGATTCGGATTCAACCCGTCGCGGGCGAATTGCAGGCCGTCGATTTGGGTGGCGACGGACGCGCCGTGACGGGAAAGCTGTTGCCGCCACCGGATCACCAAACGAAAGTGCTTTGGAACTTTGCCATGGTGAACGCCGACACTCCTGTGCTTGTACCTGTCGCTCCGGTGGATTTAGTTGCGCTCCGAAAAGACGCCAAAGCCTATCGAGCCTGGCTAAATACCGACGTCGGAGTTGCCTGGACCGCGTCGATCCAACGTTACCGAGATCAGCAAGATCGCCAGATCCAATACCGGGCAACTGTCGCCCGCGACGGTACGTTTCGGTTCGATGATGTGATCCCGGGTCGTTACGATTTTCGCGTTGATTTTTCGAATCGCGAAAAGCTGGGCATCCGGAACGCCGAATTCGATGTCCCCGAAGGCGACGACTTGTACGACCTAGGCGAGATCCCACTCGCCACGCCGTAG
- a CDS encoding serine/threonine protein kinase encodes MQIKCPECDAVLSLSRPKAGNYKPTCKHCQQKFRLKVTADDPPKVGVGRIKKAATVEQTIVQDVDATIESSSRKKVESTVVQSNAADATAVDATVDEGSTGAGSLASVGQTAATMASGVQSLKSADSPIVRSGGSSSAKSDPKDSSISDMPTKLGGYRIVKLLGRGAMGAVYEAKQVSLDRQVALKTIRDRLIGNPSSLARFVREAYAAAQLTHHNVVQIYDFGEDDGRHYFSMEWVRGGPLDDVVRQKGSLDPKIAAGYALQASRGLQFAHRHGMVHRDVKPANLLLSDDGVIKVADLGLVKIPDQADIESTGGITTSAGISSGTEVTMQGTAVGTPAYMAPEQTVDAANVDHRADIYSLGCTLFYLLTGRPPFDGSVASEVMHQHAHQIAPDVTDINARVPRPLADIVKRSIAKRPADRYPSLVEFISDLESYLGLSQAGEFSPTSGQADRWEQIVGSYSKATALEKLQTPLLLAAIIGGLLLTLVTLGLGLSWWLTGPAIIITAIATPLAMSGNQSAVVGRMRSWFGTLSIIDWASAVLGAVLFLIVVVFAGMWPGVIVGAIVGGFIGAAYQIGLVVPTNKRAADPLQDAQRFVRDLRINGADESGLRSFAARYAGGKWQALFERLFGYDSLLEMRLALAKDPSFDGSIGGNSIRDRVCANLATRTVANRQPDLQKRLAKVERLGLESEGMSAAEAEDRSWAMAQAIMKGSQAVAAGTGDAEAAAQAKRDQMKAMLAEARSGKFKIKRDKLAPLRFALGGPTRLIAGCGLLAIFAIWGNHQGLFDSIKDIETLKQIGSGSADFDQLGSAVRDAAVNANQSDDKTTMVGGGVSPWSVAVAGLLMAMSAFVSGWRMSIPAAIATVVILFGPSLGIPGVGDGIPAWAIAAAAGVVIYIPGILFGEKR; translated from the coding sequence ATGCAAATCAAATGCCCCGAATGCGACGCCGTCCTGTCGCTGTCACGTCCCAAAGCGGGAAACTACAAACCGACGTGCAAACATTGTCAGCAGAAGTTTCGTTTGAAAGTGACGGCCGACGATCCACCGAAAGTGGGTGTAGGACGCATTAAGAAAGCTGCCACTGTCGAACAAACGATCGTGCAAGACGTCGACGCGACGATCGAAAGCTCGTCAAGAAAAAAAGTCGAGTCGACGGTGGTGCAGTCCAACGCCGCCGATGCGACGGCAGTGGATGCGACCGTCGATGAGGGCAGCACGGGTGCCGGTTCACTGGCCTCGGTTGGGCAAACCGCCGCAACGATGGCGAGCGGTGTTCAGAGTTTGAAATCAGCCGATTCGCCGATCGTTCGCTCGGGCGGATCATCGAGTGCGAAGTCGGATCCGAAGGACTCATCGATCTCAGATATGCCGACAAAGTTGGGTGGGTATCGCATCGTTAAGTTGCTTGGCCGCGGCGCGATGGGTGCCGTCTATGAAGCAAAGCAAGTCTCGCTTGATCGACAGGTCGCATTAAAGACCATTCGAGATCGTTTGATCGGGAACCCATCGTCGTTGGCAAGGTTCGTGCGCGAGGCTTACGCGGCGGCGCAACTGACTCACCACAACGTGGTACAAATCTACGACTTCGGCGAAGACGATGGCCGACATTACTTCAGCATGGAATGGGTTCGCGGCGGTCCGCTTGACGATGTCGTTCGCCAGAAGGGTTCGCTCGATCCAAAGATCGCGGCGGGATACGCATTGCAGGCGTCGCGAGGATTGCAGTTCGCGCACCGGCACGGCATGGTTCACCGCGACGTCAAACCCGCCAATCTGCTGTTGAGCGACGACGGCGTCATCAAAGTCGCCGATCTTGGTTTGGTCAAAATCCCCGACCAAGCCGACATCGAATCGACCGGCGGCATCACCACGTCGGCCGGAATCAGCAGCGGCACCGAAGTCACGATGCAGGGCACCGCTGTGGGAACGCCCGCCTATATGGCACCCGAACAAACCGTCGATGCGGCGAACGTTGACCATCGCGCCGACATCTACTCGCTCGGTTGTACGTTGTTCTACCTGTTGACCGGACGTCCGCCGTTCGACGGATCGGTTGCAAGCGAGGTCATGCACCAACACGCACACCAGATCGCGCCCGATGTAACCGACATCAATGCTCGCGTGCCGCGACCGCTTGCCGACATCGTCAAGCGATCGATCGCGAAGCGACCCGCCGATCGATACCCATCGCTGGTGGAATTCATTAGCGATCTAGAATCCTATTTGGGACTGTCGCAAGCCGGCGAGTTTTCGCCGACGTCTGGACAAGCCGATCGTTGGGAACAAATCGTTGGAAGCTATTCCAAAGCAACCGCCCTCGAAAAACTACAAACGCCGCTGTTGTTGGCAGCCATCATCGGTGGCTTGTTGCTGACGTTGGTCACGTTGGGCCTTGGTTTGTCGTGGTGGTTGACCGGCCCGGCAATCATCATCACCGCGATCGCGACACCGCTTGCGATGTCGGGCAATCAGAGCGCTGTTGTCGGTCGAATGCGATCCTGGTTCGGCACGCTGTCGATCATCGATTGGGCGTCGGCTGTGTTGGGTGCGGTGCTGTTCTTGATTGTCGTTGTGTTCGCAGGCATGTGGCCCGGTGTGATCGTCGGCGCCATCGTCGGTGGGTTTATCGGAGCGGCGTACCAGATCGGGCTAGTCGTTCCAACCAACAAACGCGCCGCCGATCCGCTGCAAGATGCTCAACGTTTCGTGCGCGACCTGAGAATCAACGGTGCCGACGAATCGGGTCTGCGGTCGTTCGCCGCTCGGTACGCAGGCGGAAAATGGCAGGCCTTGTTCGAACGACTGTTCGGCTACGACTCGCTGTTAGAAATGCGACTAGCATTGGCTAAGGATCCGTCCTTCGATGGATCGATCGGCGGCAACAGCATTCGTGATCGAGTGTGCGCGAATCTTGCGACGCGGACGGTCGCGAATCGCCAACCGGATTTACAGAAGCGATTGGCCAAGGTCGAACGATTGGGGCTGGAATCCGAAGGCATGAGTGCTGCCGAAGCCGAGGATCGCAGTTGGGCGATGGCGCAAGCGATCATGAAGGGATCGCAGGCAGTCGCCGCCGGTACGGGCGATGCCGAGGCAGCCGCTCAAGCAAAACGCGACCAGATGAAGGCGATGCTGGCGGAAGCACGCAGCGGAAAGTTCAAAATCAAACGCGACAAGTTGGCGCCGCTTCGATTTGCATTGGGCGGTCCGACTCGCTTGATCGCGGGATGCGGTTTGCTGGCCATCTTTGCGATTTGGGGAAACCACCAAGGACTCTTTGACTCGATCAAGGACATCGAAACGTTGAAACAAATCGGCAGCGGTAGTGCCGACTTCGACCAACTCGGTTCAGCCGTGCGAGACGCGGCGGTCAACGCGAATCAGTCCGACGATAAAACCACGATGGTCGGCGGTGGTGTCAGCCCCTGGTCGGTGGCCGTTGCCGGATTGTTGATGGCGATGTCGGCGTTCGTATCGGGATGGCGGATGAGCATCCCCGCCGCGATCGCAACCGTCGTGATCCTGTTCGGGCCTTCGCTGGGTATCCCCGGCGTGGGCGATGGGATTCCCGCGTGGGCGATCGCCGCGGCGGCGGGCGTGGTGATCTACATCCCCGGCATTTTGTTTGGTGAAAAGCGGTGA